One genomic window of Anabaena sphaerica FACHB-251 includes the following:
- a CDS encoding ATP-binding cassette domain-containing protein, which translates to MTKLTGRIESAEIPAQVPKSVILQTLELTRRFEKSTAVDTLNISVASGEVFGLLGPNGAGKSTVIKMLTTLLPVSSGKAYLAGYDVTRQPDAVRRVIGYVPQALSADGTLTGYENLLIFSKLYDIPPRRRKQQIAEVLEFMGLEDVAHRLVRTFSGGMIRKLEIAQAILHQPQILFLDEPTVGLDPVARTQVWQLVQQLRREYGTTIFLTTHFLEEADNLCNQVVIMNQGKEIITGSPADLKAAIGNPEATLDDVFIHYAGNQLVSGVSYSETARTRRTTQRLG; encoded by the coding sequence GGAAATACCTGCACAAGTTCCAAAGTCAGTAATATTGCAAACCTTGGAACTGACGCGCCGCTTTGAAAAATCAACAGCCGTTGATACTTTAAATATATCCGTTGCATCTGGAGAAGTTTTTGGTTTACTCGGTCCCAACGGTGCGGGAAAAAGTACAGTAATTAAGATGTTAACAACCTTGCTACCAGTCAGTAGCGGGAAAGCATACTTAGCCGGTTATGATGTGACTCGTCAACCTGATGCAGTCAGAAGAGTCATAGGTTATGTACCCCAGGCTTTATCGGCAGATGGGACTTTAACAGGTTATGAAAATCTGTTAATATTCTCTAAATTGTATGATATTCCCCCTCGACGCAGAAAACAGCAAATCGCGGAAGTGCTGGAATTTATGGGTTTAGAGGATGTAGCACATCGTTTAGTGAGAACCTTCTCTGGGGGAATGATTCGGAAACTGGAAATTGCCCAAGCCATTTTACATCAACCCCAAATCTTATTTCTAGATGAGCCAACAGTCGGATTAGATCCAGTTGCAAGAACACAAGTATGGCAACTTGTACAGCAACTTCGTAGAGAATACGGTACAACCATCTTTTTAACTACCCACTTTTTAGAAGAAGCGGATAATCTTTGCAATCAAGTGGTGATTATGAACCAAGGTAAAGAAATTATCACTGGTTCACCCGCAGACTTAAAAGCCGCTATCGGCAACCCAGAAGCAACTTTAGATGATGTCTTCATCCACTACGCAGGAAATCAATTAGTATCAGGAGTGAGTTACAGTGAAACTGCAAGAACCAGACGTACCACTCAACGGTTGGGCTGA
- a CDS encoding ABC transporter permease: MKLQEPDVPLNGWAEPRYNRPKGIFSGIKELFTKTLVITELEVRKLRHDPSDLVIRAVQPALWLLIFGQVFTRTRAIPTGNLPYLDFMTPGILAQSALFVAIFAGGMTLIWERDLGIVHKFLAAPIPRAAIVLGKGIASGVRCFSQVVFIYLLALLLGVNLNHNPLAFLQVVLIVFLGAGCFCTFSLIIGCLVKSRERFTGIGQLITMPLFFASNAIYPISLMPGWLKVISHINPLTYEVDALRGAMLANGSSIYGFGLDCTILLLTLIGLTYICGRLYPRVAM; encoded by the coding sequence GTGAAACTGCAAGAACCAGACGTACCACTCAACGGTTGGGCTGAACCCAGATATAATCGCCCCAAAGGGATTTTTTCTGGCATCAAAGAACTATTTACTAAAACCCTGGTAATTACTGAATTGGAAGTGCGGAAACTCCGCCATGATCCTAGTGATTTAGTGATCAGGGCTGTGCAACCGGCTTTATGGCTGCTGATATTTGGGCAAGTATTTACCCGGACTCGCGCTATCCCTACAGGTAATTTACCTTACCTGGATTTTATGACTCCTGGTATTTTGGCTCAAAGTGCGCTGTTCGTCGCTATTTTTGCCGGGGGAATGACGTTAATTTGGGAACGTGATCTAGGTATTGTTCATAAATTTCTCGCTGCACCTATACCCCGCGCAGCCATTGTTTTGGGTAAAGGTATTGCTTCTGGTGTGCGTTGTTTTTCCCAAGTGGTGTTTATTTACCTGTTAGCTTTGTTGTTAGGTGTAAACTTAAATCACAATCCTTTGGCTTTCTTGCAAGTAGTTTTGATTGTGTTTTTAGGTGCTGGTTGTTTCTGCACTTTTTCACTCATTATCGGTTGTTTGGTAAAATCACGGGAAAGGTTTACGGGAATTGGACAATTAATCACCATGCCGTTATTTTTTGCCAGTAATGCGATCTATCCTATTTCATTGATGCCCGGTTGGTTAAAGGTCATTTCTCACATTAATCCTTTGACTTATGAAGTGGATGCTTTACGGGGTGCAATGCTGGCCAATGGCTCAAGTATCTATGGGTTCGGGTTAGATTGTACAATTCTCTTGCTAACATTAATAGGTTTAACCTACATCTGTGGCCGACTTTATCCACGGGTGGCAATGTAA
- a CDS encoding MarR family winged helix-turn-helix transcriptional regulator, whose product MSLDKPSEECAARVMETVPLLMRFIRAEMRSHSSDSLSIPQLRSLAFLNRNPGASLSEVADHLGVTCATASTTIEKLVQRNLVQRTDNPQERRRVVLNLTREGKLLLEQSQEKTRGEIAEILEGLTPEQVSHIESGLTLLKNVFEQTETNSP is encoded by the coding sequence ATGAGTTTGGATAAACCCTCTGAAGAATGTGCCGCAAGGGTGATGGAAACAGTCCCCTTATTGATGCGGTTTATCCGAGCCGAAATGCGATCGCACAGTTCTGACTCTTTATCTATACCACAATTGCGATCACTCGCTTTTCTGAATCGCAATCCTGGTGCTTCCTTGTCTGAGGTAGCAGATCATTTAGGTGTCACCTGTGCTACAGCATCAACAACTATAGAAAAATTAGTCCAACGAAATCTGGTGCAACGGACAGATAATCCTCAAGAACGACGACGAGTAGTCCTGAATTTGACGAGAGAAGGAAAACTGCTTTTAGAGCAATCCCAGGAAAAAACTCGCGGAGAAATTGCGGAGATTCTGGAGGGTTTGACACCAGAGCAAGTATCACATATTGAATCAGGCTTGACTCTACTAAAAAATGTCTTCGAGCAAACAGAAACCAACTCACCATAA
- a CDS encoding MFS transporter: protein MSSSKQKPTHHNNKAAQHDPLAAMIFRDYRLFTIGRVVLFTGGQMQTVALGWELYERTNSPMALGGIGLAQVLPMIALTLITGHVADKSDRKKITLLAMLLLMFCSLTLAAISYYQGAVFLIYACLLLTGVARAFLKPAGDALMWQLIPMSAFTNAATWNSSSFQLASVIGPALGGLSIAVFKSATGVYILSAIAALSCFFLTAAIKPQKTNFKKEPISLKTLAAGAEFVWNNQLILAAITLDLFAVLLGGAVALLPVFAKDILHVGPVELGYLQAAPSIGALIMAALLVYLPPIRKAGPALLWSVVGFGIVTIIFGLSRWVWLSLLMLALSGALDSISVVIRHTLVQIRTPDHLRGRVAAINSVFISASNELGGFESGLTAALFGPVFSVVGGGIGTILVVVATAAIWPEIRKLGALHEDL from the coding sequence ATGTCTTCGAGCAAACAGAAACCAACTCACCATAACAATAAGGCTGCACAACACGATCCTTTGGCAGCCATGATATTTCGAGATTATCGGCTATTTACCATTGGGCGTGTAGTCCTCTTCACAGGTGGACAAATGCAGACCGTCGCGCTCGGCTGGGAGCTATATGAGCGGACAAATTCACCGATGGCGTTAGGTGGAATCGGTCTGGCGCAGGTTTTACCCATGATTGCCCTAACTTTGATTACGGGACACGTTGCTGATAAAAGCGATCGCAAAAAGATTACTTTATTGGCAATGCTGCTATTAATGTTTTGTTCTCTAACTTTAGCGGCTATTTCCTATTATCAAGGTGCAGTTTTTCTAATTTATGCTTGCTTATTATTAACAGGTGTAGCTAGGGCATTTCTCAAGCCTGCGGGTGATGCGCTGATGTGGCAGTTAATACCGATGAGTGCTTTTACCAATGCAGCGACTTGGAATAGTAGTAGTTTTCAATTAGCGTCGGTAATTGGTCCAGCTTTGGGAGGATTGAGTATTGCTGTTTTTAAGAGTGCGACGGGAGTATATATATTATCGGCGATCGCTGCACTATCATGTTTTTTCCTCACCGCAGCCATTAAACCCCAAAAAACCAACTTTAAGAAAGAACCAATATCCCTGAAAACCCTAGCTGCTGGGGCTGAATTTGTTTGGAATAATCAACTCATTCTCGCAGCTATCACCCTAGATTTATTTGCTGTTTTGTTGGGTGGTGCAGTGGCATTATTACCCGTTTTTGCTAAAGATATTTTGCACGTTGGGCCTGTGGAATTGGGCTATTTACAAGCAGCCCCATCAATAGGTGCATTGATTATGGCAGCATTGTTGGTATATTTGCCACCTATCCGCAAAGCTGGGCCAGCCTTACTTTGGTCTGTGGTTGGGTTTGGGATTGTGACAATTATTTTTGGGTTATCTCGTTGGGTGTGGTTGTCGTTGTTGATGTTGGCATTAAGTGGGGCGTTAGACAGCATTAGCGTGGTGATTCGTCATACTTTGGTGCAAATTCGCACTCCTGACCATTTGCGGGGTCGTGTTGCGGCTATCAATAGTGTATTTATCAGTGCTTCTAATGAGTTGGGGGGTTTTGAGTCTGGTTTGACTGCGGCTTTATTTGGACCGGTGTTTTCTGTGGTTGGTGGGGGTATTGGAACGATTTTGGTGGTGGTTGCTACGGCGGCGATTTGGCCGGAGATTAGGAAGTTGGGGGCGTTGCATGAGGATTTATAG
- a CDS encoding CopG family ribbon-helix-helix protein: MSTTSFRLDDDLQEKLETTANRTKRSKGWIINDALRRYIEQEELKERILAETQEALADIEAGRVVSGEEVMKWLETWGTAAETKAPLL; this comes from the coding sequence ATGAGTACCACGAGTTTTCGGCTTGATGATGACTTACAAGAGAAACTTGAGACCACTGCTAACCGTACTAAGCGTTCTAAAGGTTGGATAATTAATGATGCTCTTCGTCGGTATATTGAGCAAGAAGAACTTAAAGAAAGGATATTGGCAGAAACTCAAGAAGCTTTAGCTGATATTGAAGCCGGTCGTGTAGTATCAGGAGAAGAGGTGATGAAATGGTTGGAAACTTGGGGAACTGCTGCGGAAACTAAGGCTCCTTTGCTATGA
- a CDS encoding type II toxin-antitoxin system RelE/ParE family toxin, whose translation MKLEFSESAVQDLIRLREFIAVHNPKAAERISLRLRQAIAKIVLHPDIGRSIPEFENVRELVAGDYVVRYLRLEDAIFVLRIWHGKEFRDFG comes from the coding sequence ATGAAATTAGAGTTTTCGGAAAGTGCAGTTCAAGATTTGATTCGGCTACGGGAGTTTATCGCAGTTCATAATCCCAAAGCGGCAGAACGCATATCTCTGCGGCTGCGACAAGCGATCGCAAAAATTGTACTGCATCCCGATATAGGGCGTTCTATACCGGAGTTTGAAAATGTCCGTGAACTTGTAGCTGGTGATTATGTTGTGCGATATTTACGTCTTGAGGATGCGATTTTTGTATTAAGAATATGGCACGGTAAGGAGTTTCGTGATTTTGGGTAA
- a CDS encoding TauD/TfdA dioxygenase family protein, with product MSYQNIEVKPIAGRIGAKIKGVNLAENLSDEIINEIRKALVQYKVIFFRGQELDANGQINFARRFGEITTAHPTVPSLPGHPEVLDLDYSRTVARANNWHTDVTFVDRPPLGSVLRALVIPPAGGDTIWANSVTAYQDLPEHLRNLADKLWAVHSNAYDYATAFDIPEEVKSYRDVFTSTVYETLHPVVRIHPESGEKGLFIGGFVRQICGLSPTESADIIRLLQSYITRPENTVRWRWQVGDVAFWDNRATQHYAVADYGDQPRRVQRVTIAGDLPLGIDGKYSQAIKGDSAAYIPNLVAA from the coding sequence ATGAGTTATCAAAACATAGAAGTTAAACCCATTGCTGGACGCATCGGTGCAAAAATTAAAGGTGTTAATCTAGCTGAAAATCTCAGTGATGAAATCATCAACGAAATTAGAAAAGCTTTGGTTCAATATAAAGTTATTTTCTTCCGTGGACAAGAACTTGATGCTAATGGACAAATAAATTTTGCGCGTCGTTTTGGTGAAATCACTACTGCACATCCCACAGTTCCATCACTTCCTGGACATCCAGAAGTATTGGATTTAGATTATAGCCGCACTGTTGCCCGTGCGAATAACTGGCACACCGATGTTACATTTGTAGATCGTCCGCCCCTTGGCTCGGTCTTGCGGGCATTGGTAATTCCCCCAGCAGGAGGGGATACTATTTGGGCAAATTCGGTGACTGCATACCAAGATTTACCGGAGCATTTGCGTAATTTAGCTGACAAACTTTGGGCTGTACATAGCAATGCTTATGATTATGCCACAGCTTTTGATATACCTGAAGAAGTGAAATCTTACCGAGATGTTTTTACTTCAACAGTGTATGAAACCTTGCATCCAGTGGTGAGAATTCACCCTGAATCTGGGGAAAAAGGTTTGTTTATTGGTGGTTTTGTGCGTCAAATTTGCGGTTTATCTCCCACTGAATCAGCCGATATTATTCGCTTGTTGCAATCTTATATTACACGACCTGAGAATACAGTGCGTTGGCGTTGGCAAGTTGGGGATGTAGCGTTTTGGGATAACCGCGCTACTCAACATTATGCCGTTGCTGATTATGGAGATCAACCCCGTCGTGTGCAGCGTGTAACCATTGCTGGTGATCTTCCTTTAGGTATTGACGGTAAATATAGTCAAGCCATTAAAGGAGATTCTGCGGCATATATTCCCAATCTTGTAGCAGCTTAA
- a CDS encoding glutathione S-transferase family protein — MADIKIYSAVVCPYAHRTRLVLQEKGIDFDLIEIDLQNKPEGFTKVSPYGKVPAITHGENRIWESAVINEYLDEVFPNPPLLPSNPIAKAQARIWIDFANTRLVPAFSTLLRSPDFQKQEEAKQELYKHLEFIENEGLGKLSGDGPYWFGESISLVDFTFFPWFERWAALKHYRGFGIPAEFTRLKQWKHALKERESVKAIAHSKEFYIERYAKFAAPVPVAA, encoded by the coding sequence ATGGCTGACATTAAGATTTATAGTGCGGTTGTTTGTCCTTATGCTCACCGTACCCGCTTGGTACTTCAAGAAAAAGGTATTGATTTTGATTTGATTGAAATTGATTTGCAGAATAAACCAGAAGGTTTTACAAAAGTTTCTCCCTATGGAAAAGTACCTGCAATTACTCATGGGGAAAATCGAATTTGGGAATCAGCAGTTATTAATGAATATCTGGATGAAGTGTTTCCTAACCCACCGCTTTTACCTAGTAACCCCATTGCAAAAGCTCAGGCTCGAATTTGGATAGATTTTGCTAATACTAGATTAGTTCCTGCTTTTTCTACTCTGTTACGCAGTCCAGATTTCCAAAAACAAGAAGAAGCTAAACAAGAACTCTACAAACATCTAGAATTTATTGAAAATGAAGGTTTAGGAAAACTTTCGGGAGATGGTCCCTACTGGTTTGGTGAATCTATCAGTTTGGTTGATTTTACCTTTTTCCCCTGGTTTGAAAGATGGGCTGCTCTTAAACATTATCGTGGCTTTGGTATCCCTGCTGAATTCACTCGTTTGAAACAGTGGAAACACGCGCTTAAAGAACGTGAATCTGTAAAGGCGATCGCTCACTCCAAAGAGTTCTATATTGAGCGATATGCTAAATTTGCTGCTCCTGTGCCTGTCGCTGCTTAG
- a CDS encoding HAD family hydrolase, giving the protein MLSHTVLFDLDGTLTDPKLGITRCIQYALSELGYKPPDANELHWCIGPPLKSSFSQLLQTSDDTLLEEAILLYRSRFSTIGLFENSLYSQIPETLKIIRAAGYQTFVATSKPQIYATRIIEYFDLAPLFDGVYGSELDGNRSVKGDLISYIIDIESLLTSTVVMVGDRSHDIIGAKKNNIASIGVTYGYGSREELETHKADLIADFPKEIPTLLPLI; this is encoded by the coding sequence ATGCTTTCTCACACAGTCCTTTTCGACCTAGATGGAACTCTAACTGATCCTAAACTGGGGATTACTCGCTGTATTCAGTATGCCTTATCGGAGCTTGGTTATAAACCACCAGATGCTAATGAATTGCATTGGTGTATTGGACCACCACTGAAAAGTAGTTTTTCCCAGTTATTGCAAACCTCTGATGACACATTGCTGGAGGAGGCAATTTTACTCTATCGTAGTCGCTTTTCTACAATTGGGTTATTTGAAAATTCACTTTATTCGCAAATTCCCGAAACCCTAAAAATTATTCGTGCTGCTGGTTATCAGACTTTTGTAGCCACTTCTAAACCTCAGATTTATGCTACGCGCATTATTGAATATTTTGATTTAGCACCTTTGTTTGATGGTGTTTATGGTAGTGAGTTAGATGGTAATAGAAGTGTGAAAGGTGATTTAATTTCCTACATTATAGACATCGAAAGCCTTTTAACTTCTACTGTCGTTATGGTAGGCGATCGCTCTCATGATATCATCGGAGCTAAGAAAAATAATATTGCTTCAATTGGTGTGACTTATGGCTATGGAAGTAGGGAGGAATTGGAAACTCATAAAGCTGATTTAATTGCTGATTTTCCAAAGGAAATTCCTACATTACTGCCTTTGATTTGA
- a CDS encoding LLM class flavin-dependent oxidoreductase: protein MGKQQKQLRLGAFLPGAGQHVAAWRHPQAQSHGALNFEHYKQIAQTAERGKFDAFFLADGLALQHRPGAEGRTAFGGDFEPVTLFSALSAVTEKIGFIATASTTYEDPYILARKFASLDHISGGRAGWNVVTTGSSEAAGNFGLEAHPIHAERYIRAHEFIDVVKGLWDSWEDDAFVRDKETAFYYDPNKIHQLNHKGRFFSVRGPLNIARPPQGYPVIVQAGSSEDGKELAGKTAEVIFTAQQTLEDAQAFYADVKGRLAKYGRTPDQLKVMPGVFPVVGLTEADAKAKYQELQDLIHPQVGLALLQGLIGTDLSAYPLDEPLPDLPETNDNKSRQALLIDIARKHNFTIRELYQWIAGARGHWTIIGTPVQIADQLESWFVNDAADGFNIMPPYLPGGLDDFVDLVIPELQRRGLFRTEYEGTTLRENLGLSRPVNQFQQVLAAV, encoded by the coding sequence ATGGGCAAACAACAAAAACAACTAAGACTTGGTGCATTTTTACCCGGAGCAGGTCAGCACGTAGCAGCTTGGCGACACCCCCAAGCACAGAGTCATGGCGCTCTCAACTTTGAGCATTATAAACAGATAGCTCAGACAGCCGAGCGTGGTAAATTCGACGCATTTTTTCTCGCCGACGGTTTAGCCTTACAACATCGTCCTGGTGCAGAAGGTCGTACAGCCTTCGGTGGAGACTTTGAACCCGTCACCCTATTTTCAGCTTTGTCTGCGGTGACAGAAAAGATTGGTTTTATCGCCACTGCCTCTACCACCTATGAAGATCCGTATATTCTCGCACGCAAATTTGCTTCCTTAGATCATATTTCTGGGGGACGAGCCGGCTGGAATGTGGTGACAACAGGTAGTAGTGAAGCCGCCGGGAATTTCGGTCTAGAAGCCCATCCTATTCATGCAGAACGGTACATCCGCGCCCACGAATTTATTGATGTAGTCAAAGGTCTTTGGGATAGTTGGGAAGATGACGCTTTTGTCCGTGATAAAGAAACAGCTTTTTACTACGACCCCAATAAAATACATCAACTTAACCATAAAGGCAGATTTTTTTCTGTACGCGGACCATTAAACATCGCCCGTCCGCCCCAAGGTTATCCTGTAATTGTACAAGCAGGTTCTTCTGAAGATGGTAAAGAACTGGCTGGTAAAACTGCCGAAGTTATATTTACTGCTCAACAAACCCTAGAAGATGCTCAAGCCTTCTATGCAGATGTTAAAGGTAGATTAGCAAAATATGGACGTACTCCGGATCAACTCAAAGTTATGCCCGGTGTTTTTCCAGTGGTGGGACTAACAGAAGCAGACGCAAAAGCCAAATATCAGGAATTACAAGATTTAATTCATCCCCAGGTTGGTTTAGCTTTATTACAAGGACTGATAGGGACGGATCTTTCTGCCTATCCTCTGGATGAACCACTACCAGATTTACCAGAAACCAATGATAACAAAAGCCGCCAGGCCTTATTAATTGATATTGCTCGCAAACACAATTTTACCATTCGAGAGCTTTATCAATGGATTGCGGGAGCGCGTGGTCATTGGACAATTATCGGGACACCAGTACAAATTGCAGATCAACTAGAAAGCTGGTTTGTCAATGATGCTGCTGATGGCTTTAATATTATGCCTCCTTATCTTCCTGGTGGATTAGATGATTTTGTTGATTTAGTAATTCCTGAATTACAACGTCGGGGATTGTTCCGTACTGAGTATGAAGGTACAACTTTGCGTGAAAATTTGGGGTTATCTCGTCCAGTTAATCAATTTCAACAGGTATTAGCAGCAGTCTAA
- a CDS encoding amidohydrolase family protein, protein MSKYSKLKSSPSAAVRANLDYPVIDTDVHTNDFTPALEDYIAHYGGVKLVDELRKAESSRLNPKSEGKDWYQQTPEERQNNRTIRSPWWARVTRNTLDLATYTLPALLYERQAEQGSDYSVLFPNNALAAAGASKENRQLLQRAINHYHADIYRKYSDRLTVVAGIPMTTPQEAIEELEFAVKTLGLKVANIPGGVRRPIKAIADKYPADQFPEIGKYASYIDFFGLDSEYDYDPFWAKAVELGVPITTHYGSQGWTGRSSISNYMNNHIGHFADGSQAFAKALFFGGVTRRFPQLRVGMLEGGADWGAHVYIHLVDRFSKRSLEGLQNYNPDLANPDELFELFAEYGGEITQGHSLSKEELTKSVLGASFNRHSRSPVGSELEDFGAAGIQSIEDIRDRWVNSFFFGSESDDRTIAAAFNDKANPLGVKLNAIYSSDVGHWDVPDLTAPLAESWDLVREGVISEADFKAYVFGNPYKFYTEANPDFFKGTAVESKLPKTESQVENKTLVGV, encoded by the coding sequence ATGAGTAAATATAGCAAGTTGAAAAGCTCTCCCTCCGCCGCAGTTAGAGCCAATCTCGATTATCCTGTCATTGATACTGATGTTCACACTAATGATTTTACTCCTGCCCTTGAGGATTATATTGCTCACTACGGCGGTGTGAAACTAGTAGATGAATTACGCAAAGCTGAATCTTCTCGTCTTAATCCCAAGAGTGAAGGTAAAGACTGGTATCAACAAACCCCAGAAGAACGTCAGAACAACCGCACAATTCGCTCCCCTTGGTGGGCTAGAGTTACCCGCAATACTTTAGATTTAGCTACCTATACTCTCCCTGCATTACTTTATGAACGTCAAGCGGAGCAAGGATCAGACTATTCGGTATTATTTCCCAATAATGCCTTAGCTGCGGCTGGTGCAAGTAAGGAGAATCGTCAATTATTGCAACGGGCGATTAATCACTATCATGCCGATATTTACCGCAAATATAGCGATCGCCTAACTGTAGTAGCTGGTATCCCCATGACTACTCCCCAAGAAGCGATTGAAGAGTTAGAATTTGCAGTAAAAACACTGGGGTTGAAAGTTGCAAATATTCCTGGTGGTGTGAGACGGCCAATTAAGGCGATAGCTGATAAATACCCAGCCGATCAATTCCCAGAAATTGGCAAATATGCCTCTTACATTGACTTCTTTGGACTAGATAGTGAATATGACTACGATCCCTTCTGGGCTAAAGCCGTTGAGTTAGGTGTACCCATCACCACCCATTACGGTAGTCAAGGATGGACTGGACGATCCTCCATTAGTAACTACATGAACAACCATATCGGTCATTTTGCCGATGGTTCTCAAGCGTTTGCGAAAGCATTGTTCTTTGGTGGTGTAACTAGACGCTTCCCACAATTGCGTGTTGGTATGCTCGAAGGTGGTGCAGACTGGGGCGCTCACGTCTACATTCATTTGGTAGATCGTTTCTCCAAACGGAGTTTAGAAGGACTGCAAAACTATAATCCAGATTTAGCTAATCCTGATGAGTTGTTCGAGTTGTTTGCAGAGTATGGTGGAGAAATTACTCAAGGACATTCCCTCAGCAAAGAAGAATTGACTAAGAGTGTATTGGGAGCTTCTTTTAACCGTCACAGTCGTTCACCAGTGGGTAGTGAATTGGAAGATTTTGGTGCAGCAGGGATTCAATCAATTGAAGATATCCGCGATCGCTGGGTGAACAGTTTCTTCTTTGGTTCTGAATCTGATGATCGCACCATTGCAGCCGCATTCAACGATAAAGCCAACCCCTTGGGAGTCAAGCTTAACGCCATTTACTCCTCCGATGTTGGTCACTGGGATGTACCCGATCTCACCGCACCTTTAGCTGAAAGCTGGGATTTGGTCAGAGAAGGGGTAATTTCTGAAGCTGACTTCAAAGCCTATGTATTTGGCAATCCTTATAAATTCTACACCGAAGCCAACCCTGATTTCTTCAAAGGTACAGCAGTAGAATCCAAACTACCTAAGACCGAATCTCAAGTAGAGAACAAAACATTGGTAGGTGTGTAA
- a CDS encoding sulfite exporter TauE/SafE family protein, with translation MRNIWAFAWGALVGILGGLIGLGGAEFRLPVLVSIFNYRTLQAIIINLMVSLVSVTFSFIFRSGTIGVENVFSNLTVIINILAGSLIGSYVGVNYTTKINEKTLNRVVVCFLFFISFVLIGHNFIFSFQSWQFPNLLKIIIGFVAGIVIGIFSSMLGVAGGELIIPTIIMVFAIDIKLAGSLSLAISIPTIIMGLYKYRSQQRLKEVKSEQRFIIFMVFGSILGAFIGSSILRYVASSSLYVILGIILFLSALKLAKHKH, from the coding sequence ATGCGGAATATTTGGGCGTTTGCTTGGGGTGCTTTAGTCGGGATTCTTGGTGGACTAATTGGTTTAGGTGGTGCAGAATTTCGCCTACCAGTTTTAGTTAGCATTTTTAACTATCGAACCCTACAAGCAATTATTATTAATCTCATGGTCAGCCTCGTTAGTGTCACTTTTTCCTTCATTTTTCGGAGTGGCACTATTGGAGTTGAGAATGTTTTTTCAAACCTGACCGTAATCATTAATATTTTGGCAGGTTCTCTGATTGGTTCTTATGTTGGGGTTAACTATACCACGAAAATCAACGAAAAAACTTTAAATCGAGTTGTTGTATGTTTTCTATTTTTTATTAGTTTTGTATTAATTGGACATAATTTTATTTTCAGTTTTCAAAGTTGGCAATTTCCAAATTTACTCAAAATTATTATCGGTTTTGTGGCAGGAATTGTGATTGGGATATTCAGCAGTATGCTTGGTGTCGCAGGTGGTGAATTGATTATACCTACAATTATTATGGTGTTTGCAATTGACATTAAATTAGCAGGAAGTTTGAGTCTGGCGATCAGCATTCCCACAATCATCATGGGTCTATATAAATATAGAAGTCAGCAAAGATTAAAAGAAGTGAAATCAGAGCAAAGATTCATTATTTTTATGGTTTTTGGTTCAATACTGGGAGCATTTATTGGCAGCAGTATTTTGAGGTATGTAGCAAGTTCTTCCTTATATGTAATTTTGGGTATCATTCTCTTCTTGTCGGCGTTGAAGTTAGCAAAACATAAGCATTAG
- a CDS encoding NERD domain-containing protein, which translates to MQFYNFTINPQGKTPGKELYDVLIVCDPHVIVISVKDIQLKNTDDPSVDWKRWQRKAIEDSIKQIRGAIRWLEQAEYVVQKDGSQGLKLPLMSTRIYHRVAVAFGKSELLARCFASLCQFNECFTVIGMLIVYIRKHNFINL; encoded by the coding sequence GTGCAATTCTATAACTTTACCATTAATCCTCAAGGAAAAACTCCAGGCAAAGAGTTATATGATGTGTTAATAGTATGCGATCCTCACGTAATTGTAATAAGTGTCAAAGATATTCAACTTAAGAATACAGATGATCCAAGTGTTGATTGGAAACGCTGGCAACGAAAAGCTATTGAAGATTCAATAAAGCAGATTAGAGGTGCTATTCGATGGCTTGAACAAGCTGAGTACGTTGTTCAGAAAGACGGATCTCAGGGTTTAAAGCTTCCATTAATGAGTACAAGAATTTATCACCGTGTGGCAGTTGCTTTTGGAAAAAGTGAGCTTCTCGCTAGATGTTTCGCTTCGCTTTGTCAGTTCAATGAATGTTTTACAGTGATTGGTATGTTAATTGTATATATACGAAAACACAACTTCATAAATCTATAA